In Flavobacterium sp. N1736, the following are encoded in one genomic region:
- a CDS encoding YqgE/AlgH family protein codes for MISEKLKKGHLLIAEPSIIGDLSFNRSVILLADHNKEGSIGFIINKPLKYTINDLIPEIDATFKIYNGGPVEQDNLYFIHNIPELIPNSVEISNGIYWGGDFESTKDLINDGSINKNNIRFFLGYTGWDENQLESEMQGNSWIIADNNYKNKIIGKSTTHFWKEQIIELGGDYVIWSNAPENPYLN; via the coding sequence ATAATTGGAGATTTATCTTTTAATAGATCGGTAATTTTATTAGCAGACCATAACAAAGAAGGATCGATAGGTTTTATTATTAATAAACCATTAAAGTATACTATTAATGACCTAATTCCTGAGATTGATGCCACTTTTAAGATATATAACGGCGGTCCTGTAGAACAGGATAACCTTTATTTTATTCACAATATTCCAGAATTAATCCCGAATAGTGTCGAGATTTCTAATGGAATTTATTGGGGAGGTGATTTTGAATCGACCAAAGACTTAATAAACGACGGATCTATAAATAAAAATAACATTCGTTTTTTCTTAGGATATACAGGTTGGGATGAAAATCAGCTTGAAAGTGAAATGCAGGGCAACTCCTGGATTATTGCTGATAATAATTACAAAAATAAAATAATCGGAAAATCTACCACTCACTTTTGGAAAGAACAAATTATTGAGTTGGGCGGAGATTACGTTATTTGGTCGAATGCACCTGAAAATCCATATCTGAATTAA
- a CDS encoding aminotransferase class IV, with product MINFNGNIVAQDDNVLTQNRAFLYGDGVFETLKIINNKILFLEDHYFRLMASMRVVRMEIPMNFTMEFFEEQVLKLVQQNELSASARVRITVFRNDGGLYLPKTNEISYLIHATALDNTNYLLNTASYEVDLYKDFYVTKQLLSSIKTTNKMINVTGSIFAHENGLENCILLNDTKNVVEVLQGNLFMLTGKKLITPPVSEGCLNGVMRKQILALAKKVADIEVSEEIISPFDLQKADELFLTNVIMGIQPITKYRKKEFKNDLAHLLVQKLNESISEN from the coding sequence ATGATCAATTTTAACGGAAACATAGTAGCGCAGGATGATAATGTATTAACTCAAAATCGTGCGTTTTTGTATGGAGATGGTGTTTTTGAAACACTAAAAATAATCAATAACAAAATCTTGTTCCTCGAAGATCATTATTTCAGGTTAATGGCTTCGATGCGTGTTGTTAGAATGGAAATTCCAATGAATTTTACAATGGAATTTTTTGAAGAACAAGTTTTAAAACTCGTTCAGCAAAATGAACTTTCTGCATCGGCAAGAGTACGAATTACCGTTTTTAGAAATGATGGCGGTCTATATTTGCCAAAAACGAATGAAATTTCATATTTGATTCATGCAACTGCCCTTGATAATACGAATTACCTATTAAATACAGCTTCTTATGAAGTTGATTTGTATAAAGATTTCTACGTAACCAAACAATTATTATCGTCTATTAAAACGACAAATAAAATGATCAATGTTACCGGAAGTATTTTTGCTCATGAAAATGGTTTAGAGAATTGTATTTTACTTAACGATACAAAAAATGTAGTGGAGGTATTACAGGGAAATTTATTTATGCTAACGGGCAAAAAATTGATCACGCCGCCGGTTTCTGAAGGCTGTCTGAATGGTGTAATGCGTAAACAAATTTTGGCTTTAGCGAAGAAAGTTGCTGATATAGAGGTTTCTGAAGAAATAATTTCGCCATTTGATCTTCAAAAAGCGGATGAATTATTTCTAACAAATGTAATCATGGGAATACAGCCGATAACGAAGTATCGAAAAAAGGAATTTAAAAATGATCTGGCTCATTTATTAGTGCAAAAACTAAATGAATCCATTTCTGAAAATTAA
- a CDS encoding START-like domain-containing protein has protein sequence MDSKIRYEIEFPINSSPQLLYQYISTPSGLSEWFADNVNSRGEFFTFIWNDSQEKARLASKKTGEKVKFKWVDESSKDTEYFFELHILVDELTKDVSLMVVDFAEKEEVGEAKQLWENQISDLKHLIGSV, from the coding sequence ATGGATTCAAAAATACGTTACGAAATAGAGTTTCCAATAAATTCTTCGCCGCAATTATTATATCAATATATATCAACTCCGTCAGGTTTATCAGAATGGTTTGCTGACAATGTAAATTCAAGAGGTGAATTTTTCACTTTTATTTGGAACGATTCGCAGGAAAAAGCACGTTTAGCGTCTAAAAAAACCGGTGAAAAAGTAAAGTTTAAATGGGTCGATGAAAGCAGTAAGGATACTGAATACTTTTTTGAGCTGCATATTTTAGTTGATGAATTAACTAAAGATGTATCATTAATGGTAGTTGATTTTGCAGAAAAAGAAGAAGTAGGCGAGGCTAAACAATTGTGGGAGAATCAGATCTCAGATCTGAAACATCTTATTGGATCAGTTTAG
- a CDS encoding LytR/AlgR family response regulator transcription factor, whose amino-acid sequence MINNKLIKCIILDDEHPAIRLLASYVADTPGFVLALKTTEPTEALKAVLNGNADLLFLDIQMPEIRGIEIMELIKETATKVIITSAYPEYAVDGFNNDVIDYLLKPITFDRFLIAAEKAKERIHNSLGSCSGHLMLRTEHRLHKTDLSSILYIEALGDYLIFFTASGKIITLETMKNMELLLSPEHFLRIHRSFIVNLNCIDYLEKGKIVIGKKRLPIGETYKVKVRTLLGY is encoded by the coding sequence ATGATAAATAACAAACTTATAAAATGTATTATTCTTGATGATGAGCATCCGGCGATACGTTTGCTGGCTTCTTATGTAGCTGATACTCCCGGTTTTGTACTTGCTTTAAAAACAACCGAACCTACAGAAGCTTTAAAAGCAGTTTTGAACGGAAATGCAGATCTTCTTTTTCTGGATATTCAAATGCCGGAAATCAGAGGAATCGAAATAATGGAACTGATAAAAGAAACCGCCACAAAAGTAATTATAACTTCTGCCTATCCGGAATATGCTGTAGATGGTTTCAATAATGATGTTATCGATTATTTACTAAAACCCATAACTTTTGACCGTTTTTTAATAGCTGCCGAAAAAGCTAAAGAACGAATTCATAATAGTCTTGGCAGTTGTTCAGGGCATTTAATGCTAAGAACAGAGCATCGTCTTCATAAAACAGATCTTTCGTCTATATTGTACATTGAAGCACTTGGCGATTATTTAATCTTTTTTACTGCATCAGGAAAAATCATTACACTTGAAACCATGAAAAATATGGAATTGCTTTTATCTCCTGAACATTTTCTGCGTATTCACAGGTCTTTTATCGTTAACCTCAATTGCATCGATTATCTCGAAAAAGGCAAAATTGTTATTGGTAAAAAACGATTGCCAATTGGTGAAACCTATAAAGTAAAGGTTAGGACTTTGTTGGGGTATTAG
- a CDS encoding sensor histidine kinase, which translates to MKKKIFLFTLAFIVFYMMSFGMRQLPNLVHGRFDIPYGRYHLKTWLRFIVDMMLYYGLSFGTYLVLHQFYPVRKMLTIFVLILLLSVSFFYLSFFWTSFIENSPIRSRNHFHLVSFTAIINIAFACVFYLIRYSKYRDLQNVKLQLQNRQTELLFLRSQVNPHFLFNNLNNIYSLVLENSNQALPAISHLAELLRYMLYDAGEKIALEKEVDYLEKFIYLQQLRFEKPSAIQFEIDIKDGQQLLPPLILVPFIENAFKHGAIKSDQIWLKIILKSDAEQLFFQCSNLTSKNNTDAVGGIGIENVKKRLDLLYPDNHNLKIEKDNAWFAVKLIIKNDK; encoded by the coding sequence ATGAAAAAAAAGATTTTTTTATTTACACTTGCATTTATAGTCTTTTATATGATGTCATTCGGAATGCGTCAACTTCCAAATCTGGTGCACGGTCGGTTTGACATTCCTTATGGAAGATATCATTTAAAAACCTGGCTTCGGTTTATCGTTGATATGATGCTGTATTATGGTTTGTCATTTGGCACTTATTTGGTGCTGCATCAGTTTTATCCAGTCAGAAAAATGCTGACGATTTTTGTCCTGATACTATTGCTTTCGGTTTCCTTTTTTTATCTAAGTTTTTTCTGGACAAGTTTTATCGAAAATTCACCAATCAGAAGCCGAAATCATTTTCATCTGGTTTCATTTACCGCAATAATCAATATTGCATTTGCATGTGTTTTTTATTTGATCAGATATTCAAAATATCGCGATTTGCAAAATGTGAAGCTGCAGCTGCAAAACAGACAAACCGAATTATTGTTTTTGCGTTCGCAGGTTAATCCGCATTTTTTGTTCAACAATCTTAATAATATATATTCGCTGGTTCTTGAAAACAGCAACCAGGCACTTCCTGCAATTAGTCATCTTGCCGAATTATTACGCTATATGTTATATGATGCCGGAGAAAAAATTGCATTAGAAAAAGAAGTCGATTATCTCGAAAAGTTCATTTACTTACAGCAGCTTCGGTTTGAGAAACCATCTGCAATTCAGTTTGAAATTGATATAAAAGATGGTCAACAGCTTTTGCCTCCGTTAATATTAGTTCCTTTTATAGAAAATGCTTTTAAACACGGAGCGATAAAATCAGATCAAATATGGCTGAAAATAATCTTAAAAAGTGATGCAGAACAATTGTTTTTTCAATGTTCTAATCTAACATCAAAAAACAACACAGATGCTGTAGGCGGAATTGGAATTGAAAACGTAAAAAAAAGGCTGGACTTGCTATATCCAGACAATCATAACTTAAAAATTGAAAAAGACAATGCTTGGTTTGCTGTAAAACTCATAATTAAAAATGATAAATAA
- a CDS encoding serine hydrolase, protein MKSIILYLVTVLASLTIHFCKGQNVNSNFENYFETLNVSNQHNGNILVSQNGKTIAELSSGYANLSLRQPCISISRFNLASISKVITSTAVLQLRDKGKFKLDDPFVLYFKDFPFKEITIRHLLTHTSGLPDLELFEELVKHFPDTIITNKNVIPELQKWKRGLYFKPGDKFQYCNTEYNLLALLVENRSTLKFGDYLNKNIFRPARMFNSYLSSYPDFDKKDKLAVTAQAKPHPGYDSTYVSVDSILRYKYLNYNNKGTVGQGNIMTTTTDLLLFDTAFFNGKLLKPKSVTEALTPLMLNNGSNYYGKMDTLDGEGKMTYGLGWEIFDQPLYGKSVGHGGYKIGLATFYWHNIAKNQVIIGFDTTAGSEFGRFLTSSIAILNEKEPLELRTSKSLVTLYGTALVKNGADYAAAVLNANKGDKKYYFSEWEMNELGYNLFYMSAFEGHQELALETFKLATFLFPDSFNTYDSYAQLLMDSGKNEEAIMMYKKSIILNPDNEEGKQKLAQLLKEN, encoded by the coding sequence ATGAAATCTATTATTCTATATCTCGTAACGGTTCTGGCCTCTTTAACCATCCATTTTTGCAAGGGTCAGAATGTCAATTCTAATTTCGAAAATTATTTTGAAACGCTTAATGTTTCCAATCAACATAATGGAAATATCCTTGTCTCCCAAAACGGAAAAACGATTGCAGAGCTTTCTTCCGGTTACGCCAATCTCTCTTTAAGACAGCCGTGTATCTCAATTTCAAGGTTTAATCTGGCATCAATTTCAAAAGTCATTACTTCAACCGCAGTTTTGCAGCTTAGGGATAAAGGAAAATTTAAACTTGATGATCCATTTGTTTTATATTTTAAAGATTTTCCGTTTAAAGAAATCACAATTCGGCATCTTTTAACGCATACATCCGGTTTGCCTGATCTTGAATTGTTTGAGGAACTTGTAAAGCATTTTCCTGATACGATTATAACGAACAAAAATGTAATTCCTGAACTTCAAAAATGGAAACGCGGCTTATACTTTAAACCCGGCGACAAATTTCAATATTGCAATACCGAATATAATTTACTGGCATTACTTGTTGAAAATAGAAGCACATTAAAATTTGGTGATTATTTAAACAAAAATATATTTCGCCCAGCCAGAATGTTTAATAGTTATTTAAGCAGTTATCCTGATTTTGATAAAAAAGATAAACTGGCAGTTACGGCACAGGCTAAACCTCATCCAGGTTATGATAGTACGTATGTTTCTGTAGATTCAATTTTGAGATATAAGTATTTGAATTACAACAACAAAGGCACCGTTGGACAAGGAAATATAATGACAACAACGACAGATCTTTTACTTTTTGATACCGCATTTTTTAATGGTAAATTATTAAAACCAAAATCAGTTACAGAAGCCCTGACTCCATTAATGCTCAATAATGGAAGCAATTATTATGGCAAAATGGATACGCTTGATGGTGAAGGAAAAATGACTTACGGACTGGGTTGGGAAATATTTGATCAGCCTTTATACGGAAAATCTGTGGGACATGGCGGTTATAAAATTGGGCTCGCGACATTTTACTGGCATAATATAGCTAAAAATCAGGTTATTATTGGGTTTGATACTACTGCCGGAAGTGAATTTGGACGATTTCTAACTTCTTCAATAGCCATTTTAAATGAAAAAGAGCCTTTGGAATTACGAACTTCAAAATCTCTTGTGACGCTTTATGGAACGGCGCTGGTAAAAAACGGCGCCGATTATGCAGCCGCAGTTTTAAACGCCAATAAAGGAGATAAAAAGTATTATTTTAGTGAATGGGAAATGAACGAACTCGGATATAATCTTTTTTACATGTCTGCTTTTGAAGGTCATCAGGAATTAGCTCTGGAAACTTTTAAACTGGCCACTTTTTTATTTCCGGACAGTTTTAATACGTATGACAGTTATGCGCAATTATTAATGGATTCAGGCAAAAATGAAGAAGCGATTATGATGTACAAAAAATCAATTATTCTTAATCCGGATAATGAAGAAGGAAAACAAAAACTGGCGCAATTACTTAAAGAGAATTAG
- a CDS encoding helix-turn-helix domain-containing protein yields the protein MSTLTKPSHIGRKISRIRELKDMKQEALAQALGISQQTVSAIENSETIDDERLLEVAKVLGVTVEAIKNFSEEAAINYFNSFTDTKDSNVNFGSHCTFNPLDKLMESVEENKKLYERLLQAEKDKIEYLEKLLQAK from the coding sequence ATGAGCACACTAACAAAACCAAGTCATATAGGGCGAAAAATTAGCCGTATTCGTGAACTGAAAGATATGAAGCAAGAAGCTTTGGCGCAAGCTTTAGGAATATCTCAACAAACTGTATCAGCAATAGAAAACAGCGAAACAATTGATGATGAAAGACTTTTAGAAGTAGCAAAAGTGTTGGGTGTAACGGTAGAAGCAATTAAAAATTTTTCGGAAGAAGCTGCAATTAATTATTTTAATAGTTTTACAGATACAAAGGACAGTAATGTAAATTTTGGAAGTCACTGCACTTTCAATCCGTTAGATAAATTAATGGAATCAGTAGAAGAAAATAAAAAACTTTACGAGCGTTTGTTGCAAGCCGAAAAAGATAAAATTGAATATTTAGAAAAATTATTGCAGGCAAAATAA
- a CDS encoding GNAT family N-acetyltransferase, with translation MSINSKNISTRTATNADLPKLAEFLQLLVNAERPFDPTLKEGEIFYYNIEDMIADKATEVMVVENNNEIIGCGYAQIRSAKPYQKHELFGYLGFMFTKPEFRGKGINGLLLEDLKKWVLSQGITEVRLEVYDENEAAVKAYEKAGFKKILTTMRCDIS, from the coding sequence ATGAGCATAAACAGCAAAAATATCTCGACCAGAACAGCAACAAATGCCGATTTGCCTAAGCTTGCTGAATTTCTTCAGCTGCTTGTTAATGCAGAACGCCCGTTTGATCCTACGTTAAAAGAAGGCGAAATATTCTATTATAATATAGAAGATATGATAGCAGATAAGGCCACAGAAGTTATGGTTGTCGAAAATAATAACGAAATTATTGGCTGTGGATATGCACAAATACGATCTGCGAAACCGTACCAAAAGCATGAATTATTCGGATATCTGGGTTTCATGTTTACAAAACCAGAATTTAGAGGAAAAGGAATTAACGGTTTATTACTTGAAGATCTAAAAAAATGGGTTTTATCGCAAGGAATTACCGAGGTTAGACTAGAAGTATACGATGAAAACGAAGCAGCAGTGAAAGCATACGAAAAAGCAGGCTTCAAAAAAATACTGACAACAATGCGCTGCGATATAAGTTAA
- a CDS encoding nuclear transport factor 2 family protein produces MANQFEDTIQKAYNAFNERNIDNALSTMQEDVQWSKAWEGGYISGHDEIKQYWTRQWTEINPKVEPVGFDERENGSLEVKVHQNVKDLQGGLLFDGMVKHVYTFQDGLIKTMDIELVENN; encoded by the coding sequence ATGGCAAATCAATTCGAAGATACAATTCAGAAAGCCTACAATGCTTTTAACGAAAGAAATATAGACAACGCATTATCGACAATGCAAGAAGATGTGCAATGGTCTAAAGCCTGGGAAGGTGGTTACATAAGCGGACACGACGAAATTAAGCAATATTGGACAAGACAATGGACAGAAATAAACCCTAAGGTTGAACCAGTAGGTTTTGATGAAAGAGAAAACGGAAGTCTGGAAGTTAAAGTGCATCAGAATGTAAAAGATTTGCAAGGTGGTTTACTGTTTGATGGAATGGTAAAACATGTGTACACTTTTCAGGACGGATTGATAAAAACAATGGATATTGAATTGGTTGAAAATAATTAA
- the map gene encoding type I methionyl aminopeptidase has protein sequence MSIKQESELIGMKKISEAVAFTLKEMRNFAKPGMTTKELDDYGGKILNDLGAKSAPYLTYGFPGWTCISVNNEFCHGIPSDKRILEEGDLINIDVSAELDGFWSDNGGSFVIGEDKNGHQKLVDASKDILQKAIDNIKGGVKISEIGYLIETEAKKRGYKVIKNLGGHGIGRSLHEQPDELLNYKNRFDQRRFKKDSVVAIETFISTSSSIAVELNDGWTMVGNKGGHMAQHEHTIVVTNGKPIILTEMNGIWN, from the coding sequence ATGTCAATAAAGCAAGAATCAGAATTAATAGGAATGAAAAAGATAAGTGAAGCCGTTGCTTTTACTTTGAAAGAAATGAGAAACTTTGCAAAACCCGGCATGACAACTAAGGAATTAGACGATTATGGCGGAAAAATCCTGAATGATTTAGGAGCAAAATCAGCACCTTATTTAACTTATGGTTTTCCGGGATGGACTTGTATTAGCGTGAACAATGAATTTTGTCACGGTATTCCGTCTGATAAAAGAATTCTTGAAGAAGGTGATTTAATTAATATTGATGTTTCGGCAGAATTGGATGGTTTTTGGTCAGATAACGGAGGTTCTTTTGTTATTGGTGAAGATAAAAACGGACATCAAAAACTGGTTGATGCTTCAAAAGATATTTTACAAAAAGCAATAGATAATATAAAAGGCGGCGTAAAAATTTCTGAAATAGGATATCTTATAGAAACCGAAGCTAAAAAAAGAGGTTACAAGGTTATAAAAAATTTAGGCGGACATGGTATTGGTCGCAGTTTGCACGAACAGCCTGATGAATTGCTAAATTATAAAAACAGATTTGACCAAAGACGTTTTAAGAAAGATTCTGTTGTAGCTATTGAAACTTTCATTTCAACATCTTCATCTATTGCGGTAGAACTTAATGACGGCTGGACGATGGTTGGCAACAAAGGCGGACATATGGCGCAACACGAACACACGATTGTTGTTACTAACGGCAAACCTATTATTTTGACCGAAATGAATGGAATTTGGAATTAA
- a CDS encoding TIGR03915 family putative DNA repair protein → MTQVIYDGTYEGWLTAVFEIYEYKLEEIVFSKNESSGALLFANTHLVTTNVDKANRVVNRLKEKLSTEGFQNVYCAFLSEINEIEEVLFRFVKYVFSTSKNIEEDLSNNDVLGVKKASRYTTKESHRMKAFVRFKLAKDQLYYAIVEPECDVLPLIESHFKNRYADQRWLIYDAKRKYGIYYDLENTSTVTLQFNAKSDSSKFLAEIGDEDEEFFQNLWRNYFKSVNIESRKNTKLHLQHMPKRYWKNLTEKIPDIRKR, encoded by the coding sequence ATGACACAAGTAATTTACGATGGTACTTACGAAGGCTGGCTCACAGCGGTATTCGAAATTTATGAATATAAACTCGAAGAAATTGTTTTTTCCAAAAACGAATCTTCGGGCGCTTTGCTTTTTGCAAATACACATTTAGTTACAACAAATGTTGATAAAGCCAATCGTGTAGTAAACAGATTGAAAGAAAAGCTTTCTACAGAAGGATTTCAAAATGTTTATTGTGCTTTTTTATCTGAAATAAATGAGATAGAAGAAGTTTTATTTCGATTTGTAAAGTATGTATTTTCAACGTCAAAAAACATCGAAGAAGATTTAAGTAATAATGATGTTTTAGGCGTTAAAAAAGCTTCGCGTTATACAACAAAAGAAAGTCACAGAATGAAAGCCTTTGTGCGTTTTAAACTGGCAAAAGATCAGTTGTATTATGCAATTGTAGAGCCAGAATGCGATGTTTTGCCACTTATAGAAAGCCATTTTAAAAATCGGTATGCAGATCAGCGCTGGTTGATATATGATGCAAAACGTAAATATGGAATTTATTATGATCTTGAAAATACATCGACTGTAACATTACAATTTAATGCTAAATCTGATTCATCAAAATTTTTAGCCGAAATTGGGGATGAAGACGAAGAATTTTTTCAAAACCTGTGGCGAAATTATTTCAAGAGTGTAAATATTGAGTCAAGAAAAAACACAAAACTTCATCTTCAACATATGCCAAAACGATATTGGAAGAATTTAACAGAGAAAATTCCCGATATAAGAAAGAGATAA
- a CDS encoding putative DNA modification/repair radical SAM protein, translating into MVHERVMEKLAILADAAKYDVSCSSGQSNRKNKNKGLGDSSGHGICHSYTEDGRCVALLKILLTNHCIFDCAYCVSRKSNDVKRAAFTVQEVVDLTIGFYRRNYIEGLFLSSGIFDNPDYTMERLVRIAKKLRLEENFNGYIHLKAIPGASDELLQQAGMYADRLSVNVEMPTEQSLKLLAPEKNHNDVIKPMIYLKNEIVGHKEEKKLNYKAPVFAPAGQSTQMVIGATKENDMEILGMANYFYEQMNMRRVYYSGYVPISYDNRLPAIGTPVPMIRENRLYQADWLIRFYGFNVNEIVGFDQPNLDLDIDPKLGWALRNLNQFPVDINTADLELVKRIPGIGYLGAQKIVAARKFKKLVPQDLQKLGIAYTRAKYFLAFATPFQLQKDFTSNQIKDHILNTQKSKYKNDFSNQLALF; encoded by the coding sequence ATGGTACATGAAAGAGTGATGGAGAAGTTGGCGATTTTGGCTGATGCTGCAAAATATGATGTTTCATGTTCTTCCGGTCAAAGCAACAGGAAAAACAAAAATAAAGGATTAGGAGATTCTTCCGGACATGGTATTTGTCATTCGTATACCGAAGACGGACGTTGTGTTGCTTTGCTGAAAATCTTACTAACCAATCATTGCATTTTCGACTGCGCTTATTGCGTAAGCCGAAAAAGTAATGATGTAAAACGTGCCGCTTTTACCGTGCAGGAAGTGGTTGATTTAACAATTGGTTTTTACAGAAGAAATTATATCGAAGGTTTATTTTTGAGCTCGGGTATTTTTGATAATCCGGATTATACAATGGAACGGTTGGTCAGGATTGCAAAGAAATTGCGATTAGAAGAGAATTTTAATGGTTATATACACTTAAAAGCGATTCCGGGAGCAAGTGACGAATTGCTGCAGCAAGCCGGAATGTATGCAGACCGATTAAGTGTAAATGTCGAAATGCCAACAGAGCAAAGTCTAAAATTGCTTGCGCCCGAGAAAAATCACAATGATGTGATTAAGCCAATGATATATCTGAAAAATGAAATTGTTGGTCATAAAGAAGAAAAAAAACTAAACTACAAAGCACCTGTTTTTGCTCCTGCCGGACAAAGCACGCAAATGGTTATTGGTGCAACCAAAGAAAATGACATGGAAATTCTTGGTATGGCCAATTATTTTTATGAGCAAATGAACATGCGGCGCGTTTATTATTCCGGATATGTACCAATAAGTTATGACAACAGACTTCCTGCAATTGGAACTCCTGTGCCCATGATACGCGAAAATCGTTTGTATCAGGCAGATTGGTTAATTCGTTTTTACGGATTCAACGTTAATGAAATCGTTGGATTCGATCAGCCAAATCTTGACCTTGATATCGACCCAAAATTAGGATGGGCGTTGCGCAATCTGAATCAATTTCCGGTTGACATAAATACTGCCGATTTAGAACTTGTAAAACGCATTCCGGGAATTGGTTATTTAGGCGCACAGAAAATTGTAGCAGCAAGAAAATTTAAAAAACTTGTTCCTCAGGATTTGCAAAAACTTGGAATTGCTTATACGCGTGCCAAATATTTTCTGGCATTTGCAACGCCATTTCAATTACAGAAAGATTTCACTTCCAATCAAATTAAGGATCATATTTTAAATACTCAAAAAAGTAAATACAAAAATGATTTCTCGAATCAACTTGCTTTATTTTAA
- a CDS encoding porin family protein encodes MKKIIRIIVINMIIISSVQAQEESMVKLKDLKTPNSPGFQILDVAPTSIEQPTNPKAFAASLMSLTSNGTAIPKNFAMEFSPFWTFKSDSTSSVRKYLNIPKDKNSKPNIFSGIFRKMSVSIASTSNDSTAGSLLKNTNYIAFGIRTNLITIRTKTQSDNISKSLSKYSDRVRELRPYKEEIEELEMQLANAADEDEEAKIIAKMTTLIAKQPNELEKALNDDKEIQSYYKIFEELPIFQLDGAFAYSDALPDNKSDNKRFNRSGFWLNGAYNINNVTIDDNLLNGNFSIIGSVRFISDNVLEANTTDVFNRTNAFDYGGRIQYNIKDFSISYEYLKREYSKDNSLNSDRSVGLMEYKLNDNLYFTGTYGKNFGQENTLFTLFGINYGFGSSKLKNTNN; translated from the coding sequence ATGAAAAAAATAATTAGAATAATAGTAATCAATATGATCATTATTTCGAGTGTACAGGCACAAGAAGAATCAATGGTTAAATTAAAGGATTTAAAAACACCCAATTCTCCGGGGTTTCAAATTCTTGATGTTGCACCTACATCTATCGAACAACCGACAAATCCAAAAGCTTTTGCGGCATCATTAATGAGTTTAACCAGTAATGGAACAGCTATTCCAAAAAACTTTGCAATGGAATTTTCACCCTTTTGGACATTTAAATCTGATTCGACAAGCAGTGTTCGTAAATACCTTAATATTCCAAAAGATAAAAACTCTAAACCCAATATATTTAGTGGAATCTTTAGAAAAATGAGTGTTTCGATAGCCTCAACTTCTAATGACTCTACAGCAGGCAGTTTACTTAAAAACACAAATTATATTGCTTTTGGTATTAGAACGAATTTAATTACGATCAGAACCAAAACTCAATCCGATAATATTAGTAAATCGCTTTCTAAATATTCGGATAGAGTAAGAGAGCTGAGACCCTATAAGGAAGAAATAGAGGAACTCGAAATGCAATTAGCAAATGCTGCTGATGAAGATGAAGAGGCTAAAATAATTGCAAAAATGACAACATTAATTGCAAAACAGCCAAATGAATTAGAAAAAGCTTTAAATGACGATAAAGAAATTCAGAGTTACTATAAAATTTTTGAAGAACTGCCTATTTTTCAATTAGACGGAGCTTTTGCTTATTCTGATGCTTTACCAGATAATAAATCTGATAATAAGCGCTTTAACAGAAGTGGATTTTGGTTAAATGGAGCGTATAATATCAATAATGTAACAATTGATGATAATTTATTAAACGGAAATTTTTCAATAATAGGATCAGTTCGTTTTATCAGTGATAATGTTTTAGAAGCCAATACAACAGATGTTTTTAATAGAACCAACGCTTTTGATTATGGAGGCAGAATACAATATAACATAAAGGATTTTTCTATATCGTATGAATATTTAAAAAGAGAATATTCAAAAGACAATAGCCTAAATAGCGATAGAAGTGTGGGATTGATGGAATATAAACTTAATGATAATCTATACTTTACAGGAACTTATGGTAAGAATTTCGGACAGGAGAATACACTTTTCACGCTGTTTGGAATTAACTACGGATTTGGAAGTTCGAAATTAAAAAACACAAATAATTAA